One stretch of Lytechinus variegatus isolate NC3 chromosome 17, Lvar_3.0, whole genome shotgun sequence DNA includes these proteins:
- the LOC121430564 gene encoding uncharacterized protein LOC121430564 produces MKMYVIHIVLISLVGGSSGGSDSKYSAEYGDYIGCYDRGCLQFYHVVNLLSNITVTPGSCTQAFSINSSEECGTPPRIEPEEEGKNGPSTEQNVIIPDGHDEQRSLVISITIPAVCVAVFVTISCAALIRRRLRSIRGNATAVFGQQKPLTSKDGRGRSRKPDQQYQGLNQPPTSSSLPVPDAAYVPNPRRLDLPGDQLNHDYEEADHPRLDPKSAHIHRTPSDTSNKSSTDEYHEYAYAKPIKPKSRNGDGSHANEDGYITPMDPIPTPPLPQRLYYSTRITKPESDTCKPLPSQVYYSSKIPTPPVKDKPCGQVAYYSSRIHEQGGT; encoded by the exons ATGAAGATGTATGTTATTCACATTGTTTTGATCAGTCTCGTTGGTGGTTCTAGTGGCGGCAGTGACTCGAAATATAGTGCTGAAT atgGGGATTACATCGGTTGCTATGACCGCGGGTGCTTACAATTTTACCACGTCGTCAACTTACTTTCTAACATCACAGTTACTCCAGGGTCCTGCACACAAGCAT TTTCTATCAACTCGAGTGAGGAATGCGGTACTCCACCACGTATTGAGCCTGAGGAGGAGGGTAAGAATGGACCGTCAACAGAGCAGAATG TCATAATTCCTGATGGGCACGATGAACAACGGAGTCTTGTTATTTCAATAACTATTCCTGCAGTATGCGTAGCTGTCTTCGTAACAATCAGTTGTGCCGCACTAATTCGTCGGCGACTGCGAAGCATTCGTGGAAACGCAACGGCGGTCTTTGGTCAGCAAAAGCCATTGACTAGCAAGGACGGTCGTGGACGGTCACGTAAACCTGATCAACAGTATCAAGGGCTAAATCAGCCACCCACTTCCAGTAGCCTTCCTGTCCCTGATGCTGCGTATGTGCCGAACCCAAGACGCCTTGACCTTCCAGGGGATCAGCTAAACCATGATTACGAAGAAGCTGATCACCCTAGACTTGACCCAAAATCAGCACATATCCATCGAACCCCGTCGGACACGTCCAACAAAAGCTCGACGGACGAGTATCACGAGTACGCTTATGCAAAACCTATCAAACCTAAGTCTAGAAATGGGGATGGCAGTCACGCAAATGAAGATGGATACATTACCCCTATGGATCCTATTCCAACTCCTCCACTTCCTCAAAGACTGTACTATTCCACCAGAATAACCAAGCCAGAAAGTGATACTTGTAAGCCTCTCCCTTCACAAGTGTACTATTCATCCAAAATTCCAACACCTCCTGTTAAAGATAAACCTTGTGGACAAGTTGCCTATTATTCATCCCGCATTCATGAACAGGGTGGGACTTAG
- the LOC121430461 gene encoding uncharacterized protein LOC121430461 encodes MSTIKISKIPSSDSPTDLRVPIIIPVCTALVLLSVAVGILVYCRRKHDAQRPLSVINTSRADRQATVNDRYRIGVHGKTIQEEVPLKGESKPPKIMPELPNIPKEAVQPTPISGDVEQERIYHEPDFVESSVPSVGIALGHEYLDSGQRVPARGTPSVDEIHEYTYPKLERSQFKGPARVNRVAEDGYLLAEPDIQPVPNPTPKVYYSSRFPKCDNKDEPSKACANENDPAPIGGAKLEDSLVVENMQVYYSRNVHHSAGSGNQTLELYSKTDSDEVIE; translated from the exons ATGTCTACAATCAAGATTAGCAAGATACCGTCAAGTG attctCCTACAGATTTACGTGTTCCCATCATCATCCCAGTCTGCACTGCACTTGTCTTACTATCCGTTGCTGTTGGTATACTGGTATATTGTCGACGAAAGCATGACGCGCAAAGGCCTCTTTCAGTGATAAACACCAGCAGAGCAGACAGACAAGCAACTGTCAATGATCGTTACCGAATAGGTGTCCATGGTAAGACAATTCAAGAAGAAGTTCCCCTAAAAGGAGAATCCAAGCCTCCAAAGATAATGCCGGAACTGCCGAACATTCCGAAAGAAGCTGTGCAGCCAACGCCAATATCGGGTGATGTAGAACAGGAAAGAATCTACCATGAGCCGGACTTTGTAGAAAGTTCTGTACCTTCGGTTGGCATCGCCCTGGGCCACGAGTACCTTGACTCAGGTCAACGGGTACCTGCAAGAGGTACTCCCTCTGTTGATGAGATCCACGAGTATACTTACCCCAAACTCGAGCGAAGTCAATTCAAAGGCCCTGCGAGGGTAAACAGGGTTGCTGAGGATGGATACCTTTTGGCAGAACCCGACATACAACCCGTGCCAAATCCAACGCCAAAGGTCTACTACTCTTCTCGTTTTCCGAAATGTGATAACAAAGACGAACCTTCAAAAGCATGTGCCAATGAAAATGACCCTGCACCGATCGGTGGAGCAAAATTGGAAGATTCACTCGTCGTGGAGAACATGCAAGTATACTATTCAAGGAACGTACATCATTCAGCAGGTTCAGGAAATCAAACATTGGAATTATACTCCAAAACCGATAGTGACGAAGTTATAGAATGA